In Prosthecobacter sp., the genomic window CGCCATCGCCGCCTTGCTCTGCTCCGCCTCCGCCAGCGCCCGGATGCGCCGCTCCCGCACCGTCGGCAGCTCCGCCGCCGACGCATGCGGATCAAAGCCGTGCACTTCCTGCAGCAGCAGCGGCATTTCGATCAATGGCAGCGTCGCCACCCCCGTCGCATGCTGGAAGCTGATCTGGCTCGCCGTCACCTTCGTCACCCGCACTTCACGAAAGGTATCGCCGCGTACCGTGCAGACCCACCGGTAGCGCCCCGGTTCCCCCGTCTCCCCCACGCTGCTTTCTTGTGTCAGCGTTTCAGCTTGTCCATTTTCAGTTTTTCCGCTGCCTGCTTTTCCGCCGTCTGCCTTCCCCTCCCGCAGGGGCGTCAGGGAGAACAGCAGCAGCCAGAGAAGCCTCCTCAGCATGCCGGGATAAAAAGCGGGAATCATGACCACACATCAGAACCCCAAAACCCGCCGAATGTTACACGCCCGCCGTTCGTTCTTCGCCATCTCTCCACCACTCCGCTTCTCCAAGTTCCCCTTCCCTTTCAGAGCGCGGAGACTCCACTCCCCCCATCACTCCGCATTGGCTCGCCCGTTCCCCACGCGATACAGCGCCAGCTCCGTGCGGATGAGCAAATCGTGGTCGCACACCGCCATGGAGGCCAGGGTCTTCTCCTTCAGCTCGCTGGTGGCCACCACCTGCAGCGTCTTGCCCGGCTTCACCACGGCGGACGCGCCCTTCTCATCGATCGCGTAGATCAGGCCGTCGGCATACAGCAGCGAGGCGGAGCTCGGGCCGAGCAGACGCTCTTCGAAATGCACCGTGTTCGTCTTCGCATCGCGACACGAGAGCAGCCCGTTGTCGGCCAGCATGTACAGTTCATCGCCGATCACCAGCATGGAGGGATTGTGCGGCACATACTTCGTCTCCTGCCACACCACGTGCGTGCTCGTCACGTCGCCCTTGCCGTCTGCCTTGATCGCCAGGCCCACGGGCTTGTCATAGCCGGTGCTCATGAAGATCATGCCATGCGCAAACACCGGCCGCGGCACCACCGAGTAACCGGTGCCATACATCACATGCCAGATCTCGCTCCCGTCCTTCGGGTTCAGCGCCTGCACGATCCCGCTGCCCGCGGAGATGACCTGCTTCTGGCCTGCCACCTCGATGAGCAGCGGCGTGCAGAAGGAGAACTTGCTCTTCGCCTCCGTCGGTGGGCGGGCGATCTTCCAGCGCGTCTTGCCCGTCGCCTTGTCCAGCGCCACCACGCCCGGATCTTTGGCTCCATCCGCATCAAAGATGAGCAGATCATCCACAATCACCGGGCTGCCGCCCGTGCCGTGCTGCGGCGTGTAGCTGTTCTCCTGCGAGGTCCACAGAATCTTGCCCGCCTCGTCCAGACAGGCCGTGCCGTGATGGGAGAAATGCGCATAGAGGCGTCCCGGCTCATACACCACCGTCGGGCTCGCCTGACTGTTCTTGCCGTGCATCTTCAGCGCCGCCGGATCGGTGACCTCCAGCACTTGGGTGTCCCACACCGTCTTCCCCGTCGCCGCATCCAGGGCCATCACATGCAGGCTCACTGGCTTCGGTGCTGGCGGGGGTGCCTTGGCCTTGGCAGGAGCGGGCCGCTTCGAGGCATCACCCGGAACCGCCACCACCGGAGGCGCGACCGGTGCAGGAGCCAATACTACCGCTGCCGCAGCAGTCGGATCCACCGGCATCTCCACCGCCGTCGTGATGAAAATTCTGCCGTTCGCCACCACCGGCGACGACCAGCCTTTGCCCGCCACCTCGGAACGCCACACGATGTTCTTGTCTGGCGCCCACGCCGTCGGCAATCCCTTCGCCGTGGAAAAACCCTGCGCCGTCGGCCCGCGAAACTCCGGCCACAGCCCTTCCGCGTGAGAGGTGCCTGCCATCAGGCAGAGTCCGAGAGAGAGAAGGAAAGGAGCGCGAGTCATCATGAGAGGCAGAAGGAACGCCCCACCACCCACCAAGCTTTCGCCACGCCCGGGCTTCCAGCCAGCCTCCGGGCTCTCCCGGGCCGTTTCCGGCGGCATGGAGGCGTGTTTCTCCGGCTCAGAGTTCTTTGCCTCTGGCCCAAAGTTCTTTGCCTCCGGCTGCGAGGAACCGGGCGACCGTGCGGGGCTGACGCTTGACGACGGCGGGGCCTGACTCATGCTTGCGGCATGAAATTCGGCTTCTTTCTTCTCGTCGTGGTCGGAGCACTGGTCTTCGCGGTGCAGGTTCTCAAACGCCTGCCTTCGGACCGCTTCACCGAGGCGGCGGCGGTGGTCTCCGCCGAGGACCAGATCGAAAACGAGGCGCGGGAGTTCCTCCGCAAGCGGCTGGGCCCGCAGGTGAAGCTGGCACCGTCCAGCCGCGAGGTCATGAACGACGGCACCCTGATCGTGACCCAGGACGTGCTGTATGAGAACAGCGCGAACGCCCGCTGGTTGTTCCGCTACAGCCCGCCGCCCTACAAGCTGCTCCTCGTCACCACCGATGGCCGCACGGTGTTTGAGGGGCGCTGAGGGGACCGGGGGAAACGGCGGTTGGCAACCGCCGCTCCTTGGCAGGGCAGCGCCCCTGCGCTGCCGAAGACGGCAAACGCGAAGGTTTGACCTGGCGTTCCGCCTGCGCCCTTCGGGCTGCTTTCAGCAGTCTGTCTTGCTGCGCTCGGCTGCCCTCCGGGAGAGGAGCGTGGACGCTCCCTTCAGCTTCGGCACGACAGGAGCTGCGCAGCCAAGAAGAGACGCGGGCCGTGACCTCCTGACGATCCCTTGACCGCCTGCACGCGAACACCACCCCATCTTGCCAGTTGTCGCCGGAACAGCGCCGCCTAGCATCGGCGGT contains:
- a CDS encoding PQQ-binding-like beta-propeller repeat protein, yielding MMTRAPFLLSLGLCLMAGTSHAEGLWPEFRGPTAQGFSTAKGLPTAWAPDKNIVWRSEVAGKGWSSPVVANGRIFITTAVEMPVDPTAAAAVVLAPAPVAPPVVAVPGDASKRPAPAKAKAPPPAPKPVSLHVMALDAATGKTVWDTQVLEVTDPAALKMHGKNSQASPTVVYEPGRLYAHFSHHGTACLDEAGKILWTSQENSYTPQHGTGGSPVIVDDLLIFDADGAKDPGVVALDKATGKTRWKIARPPTEAKSKFSFCTPLLIEVAGQKQVISAGSGIVQALNPKDGSEIWHVMYGTGYSVVPRPVFAHGMIFMSTGYDKPVGLAIKADGKGDVTSTHVVWQETKYVPHNPSMLVIGDELYMLADNGLLSCRDAKTNTVHFEERLLGPSSASLLYADGLIYAIDEKGASAVVKPGKTLQVVATSELKEKTLASMAVCDHDLLIRTELALYRVGNGRANAE